DNA sequence from the Amycolatopsis sp. Hca4 genome:
CCACCTTATGGGTCCATCACGACGGACACAACGTACACCCGAAATGCCGGAGAAGCAGATATTGTGCACCGCGCCGCGGTCCACGTTTAGCCAACTGGCGGCGAAGTGGGTTTACGGCGATCAACCTTTAGAACGGCTTCTAAGTTTTTGCGGACTTCAATTGTAGTGACATGATCTGACCCCAGCACCCGCAAACAGTCGGCCATGACGGACTCCAGCAGAGCAGTCGCCCGCTTTCGGTTGCCGGCGGTGGCATAGGCAGTGGCAAGGTTGTTCTGCGCAGTCAAGGTAAGAATATCAGCGGACCCAAGCACTCGTACACAGTCTGCCGCGGTGGATTCCAAAAGCGTGACTCCTCGCCCCAAGTCGCCCACCGAGGCGTAAGCTGTGGCCAGACTGCTTCGAACATACAGCGTTTCGGGGTGAACTAACCCCAAAACGGCTACAATTCTGGTAGAAATTGATTCATAAAGCTGGATTGCTTGTTCTAAGTTGCCTTTTTCCTCATAGGCGTCCGCCAGGCCTATCTGCGACCTTAGCGTATCCAGATGATCGACACCCAAAGCCCTGACGTGCTCTGCAGCGGCAGACTCGTGCCAGCGGATAGCCTGCGCCAGATTGCCCGCGCTACGGTAAGTGTTCGCAACGCTTAATTGCGAGTTGAGAGTGTTCGGGTGATCAGCCCCTAGCGTCTCGAGATAGCGACTAAGGACGGACTTATGCAGTCGGATCGCCCGCATGAAGTCGCCTTCCTGCCTAAAAACGTTCGCCAAGTTGTGCTGCGTACCCAGCGTGTCCCTATGGTCGCTGCCCAACACTCTCGTTCGGTCAGAAACTATTGAAACATAGAGCAACTTGGCCTGTTCTACATCGCCCCTTCCCTGATATCCGTGCGCTAGATTGTGTCGCGAGTTGAGCGTGGCCGGATGATCGGCGCCTAAGACCCTCGTTCTGTCGGCCACAACGGAGGCATGCAATTCAATTGCCCGTGAGAAATCTCTAGCGTCATGGTAGGCGTTCGCCAGATTATTCCTCGCTGTCAATGTGTCTGGGTGATCGATTCCCCATAGTCGTTCACGGTCGGAAACGGCGGACTCCAGGAGCGGAATCGCGCGCTCAAGATCCCCCGCGGATTTGTAGACATTGGCCAGATTGTTCCGCAATACTTGTGTACTTCTGTCGTCAGGGCCGTGTTCGATAAGACTCTTAGCAAGAGTCGATTCGGTCAGAGGAATCGCCTGGTCGAGGTCGCCCGCTGCCCAGTAAGCGTTGGCCAGATTTGTCAGTGCGGCCAGCGTGGTCGATTGGTCGGGGCCAGGACGGCGCTCAGATCCTTGAGCGGCACGGGTAAGGTAGGCGATGGCGGACGCTGTATCGCCCTGACTGTCGAGGTAGACCCCTATTTTGATCAGGAGAATACTCATGTCCTCCGTGTCGACGTCAGGGGCGGTGTGGTCGAACAAGGCACGGGCATGGGGCTGGATCGCCCGATAGGCGGCCCAAGAAGATGGATTGCGGTGATCAAGTTCGCCGACGGCGTTATTGAGAGCAACGGTAGCGGCGACGCAGGCAGTGACAATGTCTTCAGGGCGCCGATGAGGGTCCTCATGATCAGGGGTGCGAGCCACAGCCTGCACCAGGCGGTGTACACCAATCGTGTCGGCGGTGAGGCTGATCATGCTGTAGGCAGCCAATCTGCCAACAGCGTCCAGCAGGTCAGGCTCAGCGAAGATGTCGTCCAGGAGCGCACGCGGGATCTCGTCGGATGCGTACCACGCCAGGACTCGGAGTAGTCGCCCTGCTGAAGGAGTGCTAGCCAGGTGATCTAAGGTGACTCGCCAGACTCTGCCTATCGTTCGTTGCGCGTCGCCGCCCTCGGCGGTTGCGGTGAACATCCGCGCCGGCAACTGTGCCAGCAGGTCCAGATAGCGAGCCGGGGTGATTCGCGTCTGTGCGATGTAGGCGGCAGCTTGCTCTACCGCTAATGGCAACCACCCCAGCTCCGCACATAGCCGCTCTCCCTCGGCTAGGTCCGCCTCGGGCCATTCGACCCGAACAATTCGCTCAAGTAGACCGAGAGCTTCGTCCGGGGCCAACACGTCAAGCGGAACCGCTGTCAGGTCTCGCCAGCCGGTGCTCTGTCGACTGGTGATGACGACGGTGCCGGAGCGCACTCGTTCTAAGAGAGGGGCGGCGTGGCTGGGAGCGGTGAGGTTGTCCAGTATCAGCAGCCACTTGTCGTGCGTGGCCAGCCACCGCAACCCCAGGGCAATGCGCTCTTCTACCGGACGATCTACCACGGCCGGCAGGAGGGCTACTGCAAGTTCGGCCAAGCCGCCGTCGATGGCAGCCGGGGAGTCCGCGGTGATCCACCATCGGAACTCGAATCGAGCGGCGTTGAGGTGGGCGAACTGGGCCGCAAGCGTGCTCTTACCCACCCCGCCCAGACCGTGGACCGCGACCACCGCTGCCCGCCCGGAAACGCTCAATGCCTTATCAAGCTGCTCCAATTCGCCGGATCGCCCCACGAACAGCCCTGTCTCGGGAGGGAGCTGGGATAGCCCCGGCAGCGCGGGCACTGTCTCCATCGCGGGCAATGGGGCCCGCAACACAGTGTTGTACTGGATGTTGTAGTCGCCTGCCTGTACACCTTGGCTATTGCGAATCTCGTATGCAGGCGGAACCGAACCCGAAGACCGGGAAGGGTCGGATTGCGGGGAGACCGGGCTTGTAGGCATCTGCAGCCGACTTAGCCGAAGGTGTTGGTCTGAGTGTTGTGGTCACCCACCTGGACGCCTTTGTTGCCGTGCAGAATCACCTGGTACTTGCCTGCTTGGCTTCCCTCGGGGTCAGTCAGCTGCAGAACCTTGAGTGCCGCCGCAACCAGCTCCTCATTCGCCCCGGCCTCCGCTGCGGTCAGTGCAGCGGTGAGCTCGCGCCGGTGCGTAGCGCCACTCTCGTCGTCAATCGTTGCGACCGCGTCGGACTCAATCATCTGCACTACCGCAGACTGCGCTGGCTCCGTGCGGCGCAGCGCCCGCAGGGTCAACGTCTTCACCCCCGCGTAGACGTCCTTCACCGCCGTCGACGCTGTCTCCTTCGCCCCCGTCGCAGCACCGGCGGCCAACGCCGCCACTATCAGCTCCACCGACTCGATCACGCTGAACCCCTCGTCTAGCCCGGGACCGTTGACTACCAGTATCGGCCATGCCGAGCCGGCTGCTACAAACTCCGCCGAATCAGGTGCACCACTAGCTCGCTCTCTTGCCGCGGCACTCGCGCTACCAGCTTCCACGAAATCGATGTCCTCCACGCCCGGTGCGACAAAGTTGATCTCGCACTGGGCGCTAGGAAGGATCATCCACGAGGATGACGACCGGATCGTGGTCGTCATCTCAGTGCTTGACGACGATCGACTTGGGCAACTTGGCGGCATCACCGTGTGCGGCGAGCTTGCTCAGTTCGTTGGCCACCTCCCGGTCCCTCCCTTCGACCGCGTGGAGGTACCGCAGCGACGCGGCGGCCGACGCGTGCCCGAGCCGCTTCTTCAGGTCGGCCAGCGTTGCCCCCGCACTGGCGGCGAGCGTCTGGCCGGTGTGCCGCAGGTCGTGAAAGCTGACTCCGATGCCGACCTTCACGCGAGCCCGGACGAACGCCTGGTAGACCGCGTTGCCGTTCATCGGCCGCCCGTCCTTGCC
Encoded proteins:
- the fxsT gene encoding FxSxx-COOH system tetratricopeptide repeat protein; protein product: MPTSPVSPQSDPSRSSGSVPPAYEIRNSQGVQAGDYNIQYNTVLRAPLPAMETVPALPGLSQLPPETGLFVGRSGELEQLDKALSVSGRAAVVAVHGLGGVGKSTLAAQFAHLNAARFEFRWWITADSPAAIDGGLAELAVALLPAVVDRPVEERIALGLRWLATHDKWLLILDNLTAPSHAAPLLERVRSGTVVITSRQSTGWRDLTAVPLDVLAPDEALGLLERIVRVEWPEADLAEGERLCAELGWLPLAVEQAAAYIAQTRITPARYLDLLAQLPARMFTATAEGGDAQRTIGRVWRVTLDHLASTPSAGRLLRVLAWYASDEIPRALLDDIFAEPDLLDAVGRLAAYSMISLTADTIGVHRLVQAVARTPDHEDPHRRPEDIVTACVAATVALNNAVGELDHRNPSSWAAYRAIQPHARALFDHTAPDVDTEDMSILLIKIGVYLDSQGDTASAIAYLTRAAQGSERRPGPDQSTTLAALTNLANAYWAAGDLDQAIPLTESTLAKSLIEHGPDDRSTQVLRNNLANVYKSAGDLERAIPLLESAVSDRERLWGIDHPDTLTARNNLANAYHDARDFSRAIELHASVVADRTRVLGADHPATLNSRHNLAHGYQGRGDVEQAKLLYVSIVSDRTRVLGSDHRDTLGTQHNLANVFRQEGDFMRAIRLHKSVLSRYLETLGADHPNTLNSQLSVANTYRSAGNLAQAIRWHESAAAEHVRALGVDHLDTLRSQIGLADAYEEKGNLEQAIQLYESISTRIVAVLGLVHPETLYVRSSLATAYASVGDLGRGVTLLESTAADCVRVLGSADILTLTAQNNLATAYATAGNRKRATALLESVMADCLRVLGSDHVTTIEVRKNLEAVLKVDRRKPTSPPVG